Proteins from one Escherichia coli genomic window:
- the rseC gene encoding SoxR-reducing system protein RseC — MIKEWATVVSWQNGQALVSCDVKASCSSCASRVGCGSRVLNKLGPQTTHTIVVPCDEPLVPGQKVELGITEGSLLSSALLVYMSPLVGLFLIASLFQLLFASDLAALCGAILGGVGGFLIARGYSRKFAARAEWQPIILSVALPPGLVRFETSSEDASQ; from the coding sequence ATGATCAAAGAGTGGGCTACGGTCGTCTCCTGGCAAAACGGGCAGGCGCTGGTCAGTTGTGATGTTAAAGCCTCATGCAGCAGCTGTGCTTCTCGTGTCGGTTGCGGTAGCCGCGTGCTGAATAAACTTGGCCCACAAACCACGCATACCATTGTCGTACCCTGTGATGAACCGTTAGTGCCGGGGCAAAAAGTGGAATTAGGAATCACCGAAGGCAGCCTGCTTAGCTCCGCATTACTGGTTTATATGTCGCCGTTGGTGGGATTATTCCTCATCGCTTCGTTATTTCAGCTACTCTTTGCTTCAGATCTTGCAGCATTATGCGGTGCGATTCTCGGCGGCGTTGGTGGATTCCTGATTGCACGCGGCTACTCGCGAAAGTTTGCTGCCCGGGCGGAATGGCAACCGATCATCTTAAGCGTGGCATTGCCGCCAGGCCTTGTGCGATTTGAAACATCTTCGGAAGACGCGAGCCAGTGA
- the lepB gene encoding signal peptidase I encodes MANMFALILVIATLVTGILWCVDKFFFAPKRRERQAAAQAAAGDSLDKATLKKVAPKPGWLETGASVFPVLAIVLIVRSFIYEPFQIPSGSMMPTLLIGDFILVEKFAYGIKDPIYQKTLIETGHPKRGDIVVFKYPEDPKLDYIKRAVGLPGDKVTYDPVSKELTIQPGCSSGQACENALPVTYSNVEPSDFVQTFSRRNGGEATSGFFEVPKNETKENGIRLSERKETLGDVTHRILTVPIAQDQVGMYYQQPGQQLATWIVPPGQYFMMGDNRDNSADSRYWGFVPEANLVGRATAIWMSFDKQEGEWPTGVRLSRIGGIH; translated from the coding sequence ATGGCGAATATGTTTGCCCTGATTCTGGTGATTGCCACACTGGTGACGGGCATTTTATGGTGCGTGGATAAATTCTTTTTCGCACCTAAACGGCGGGAACGTCAGGCAGCGGCGCAGGCGGCTGCCGGTGACTCACTGGATAAAGCAACGCTGAAGAAAGTTGCGCCGAAGCCTGGCTGGCTGGAAACCGGTGCTTCTGTTTTTCCGGTGCTGGCTATCGTATTGATTGTGCGTTCGTTTATTTATGAACCGTTCCAGATCCCGTCAGGCTCGATGATGCCGACTCTGTTAATCGGTGACTTTATTCTGGTAGAAAAGTTTGCTTACGGCATTAAAGATCCTATCTACCAGAAAACGCTGATCGAAACCGGTCATCCGAAACGTGGCGATATCGTGGTCTTTAAATACCCGGAAGATCCAAAGCTTGATTACATCAAGCGTGCGGTGGGTTTACCGGGCGATAAAGTCACTTACGATCCGGTTTCAAAAGAGCTGACGATTCAGCCGGGATGCAGTTCCGGTCAGGCGTGTGAAAACGCGCTGCCGGTCACCTACTCAAACGTGGAACCGAGCGATTTCGTTCAGACCTTCTCGCGCCGTAATGGTGGGGAAGCAACCAGCGGATTCTTTGAAGTGCCGAAAAACGAAACCAAAGAAAATGGAATTCGTCTTTCCGAGCGTAAAGAGACTCTGGGTGATGTGACGCACCGTATTCTGACAGTGCCGATTGCGCAGGATCAGGTGGGGATGTATTACCAGCAGCCAGGGCAACAACTGGCAACCTGGATTGTTCCACCGGGCCAATACTTCATGATGGGTGACAACCGTGACAACAGCGCGGACAGCCGTTACTGGGGCTTTGTGCCGGAAGCGAATCTGGTAGGTCGGGCAACGGCTATCTGGATGAGTTTCGATAAGCAAGAAGGCGAATGGCCGACTGGTGTGCGCTTAAGTCGTATTGGCGGCATCCATTAA
- the rseB gene encoding sigma-E factor regulatory protein RseB — protein MKQLWFAMSLVTGSLLFSANASATPASGALLQQMNLASQSLNYELSFISINKQGVESLRYRHARLDNRPLAQLLQMDGPRREVVQRGNEISYFEPGLEPFTLNGDYIVDSLPSLIYTDFKRLSPYYDFISVGRTRIADRLCEVIRVVARDGTRYSYIVWMDTESKLPMRVDLLDRDGETLEQFRVIAFNVNQDISSSMQTLAKANLPPLLSVPVGEKAKFSWTPTWLPQGFSEVSSSRRPLPTMDNMPIESRLYSDGLFSFSVNVNRATPSSTDQMLRTGRRTVSTSVRDNAEITIVGELPPQTAKRIAENIKFGAAQ, from the coding sequence ATGAAGCAACTTTGGTTTGCCATGTCATTAGTGACAGGTAGCCTGTTATTCTCTGCTAACGCCTCGGCCACTCCCGCGTCCGGGGCGTTATTACAGCAGATGAACCTGGCCAGTCAGTCACTGAATTACGAGCTGTCATTCATCAGCATCAATAAACAGGGTGTTGAGTCTCTGCGTTATCGACATGCACGCCTCGATAACCGTCCTCTTGCACAATTGTTGCAAATGGATGGCCCGCGCCGGGAAGTGGTACAGCGCGGCAATGAAATCAGCTACTTTGAACCGGGCCTTGAACCGTTCACGCTTAATGGCGATTACATTGTTGATTCTCTGCCATCGCTCATCTATACCGATTTCAAACGCCTTTCTCCTTACTACGACTTTATCTCCGTGGGACGCACGCGTATTGCTGATCGTCTTTGCGAAGTCATTCGCGTGGTGGCCCGTGATGGCACACGCTACAGCTACATCGTGTGGATGGACACCGAATCGAAATTACCGATGCGGGTTGATCTCCTTGATCGCGATGGTGAAACGCTGGAACAATTTCGCGTGATTGCTTTTAACGTTAATCAGGATATCAGCAGCAGTATGCAGACGCTGGCGAAAGCAAATCTGCCGCCGCTGCTTTCTGTTCCTGTAGGTGAAAAAGCTAAATTCAGCTGGACGCCAACCTGGTTGCCACAGGGGTTTAGTGAGGTTTCCAGCAGCCGACGTCCGTTACCGACGATGGACAACATGCCTATCGAATCACGTCTCTATTCCGACGGATTATTCAGCTTCTCGGTAAACGTTAACCGCGCTACTCCATCGAGCACCGATCAGATGTTGCGCACCGGACGCAGAACCGTCAGTACAAGCGTACGTGATAACGCCGAAATCACCATTGTCGGCGAACTGCCGCCGCAAACGGCGAAACGCATTGCCGAGAATATTAAGTTCGGGGCAGCGCAATGA
- the lepA gene encoding translation elongation factor 4 — translation MKNIRNFSIIAHIDHGKSTLSDRIIQICGGLSDREMEAQVLDSMDLERERGITIKAQSVTLDYKASDGETYQLNFIDTPGHVDFSYEVSRSLAACEGALLVVDAGQGVEAQTLANCYTAMEMDLEVVPVLNKIDLPAADPERVAEEIEDIVGIDATDAVRCSAKTGVGVQDVLERLVRDIPPPEGDPEGPLQALIIDSWFDNYLGVVSLIRIKNGTLRKGDKVKVMSTGQTYNADRLGIFTPKQVDRTELKCGEVGWLVCAIKDIHGAPVGDTLTLARNPAEKALPGFKKVKPQVYAGLFPVSSDDYEAFRDALGKLSLNDASLFYEPESSSALGFGFRCGFLGLLHMEIIQERLEREYDLDLITTAPTVVYEVETTSREVIYVDSPSKLPAVNNIYELREPIAECHMLLPQAYLGNVITLCVEKRGVQTNMVYHGNQVALTYEIPMAEVVLDFFDRLKSTSRGYASLDYNFKRFQASDMVRVDVLINGERVDALALITHRDNSQNRGRELVEKMKDLIPRQQFDIAIQAAIGTHIIARSTVKQLRKNVLAKCYGGDISRKKKLLQKQKEGKKRMKQIGNVELPQEAFLAILHVGKDNK, via the coding sequence ATGAAGAATATACGTAACTTTTCGATCATAGCTCACATTGACCACGGTAAATCGACGCTGTCTGACCGTATTATCCAGATCTGCGGTGGCCTGTCTGACCGTGAAATGGAGGCGCAGGTTCTCGATTCCATGGATCTTGAGCGTGAGCGTGGCATTACCATCAAAGCGCAAAGCGTGACGCTGGATTACAAAGCGTCTGACGGCGAAACCTATCAGCTTAACTTTATCGACACCCCGGGCCACGTAGACTTCTCCTATGAAGTTTCCCGTTCGCTGGCGGCCTGTGAGGGTGCATTGCTGGTGGTCGACGCCGGGCAGGGCGTAGAAGCGCAAACCCTGGCAAACTGCTACACCGCGATGGAAATGGATCTCGAAGTAGTGCCGGTACTGAACAAGATTGACCTGCCGGCAGCTGATCCTGAACGCGTAGCAGAAGAAATTGAAGATATCGTTGGTATCGACGCCACCGACGCAGTGCGCTGCTCAGCGAAAACCGGCGTTGGTGTGCAGGACGTTCTCGAACGTCTGGTGCGCGATATTCCGCCGCCGGAAGGCGATCCGGAAGGCCCGTTACAGGCGCTAATTATCGACTCCTGGTTCGACAACTACCTGGGCGTTGTTTCACTTATCCGTATTAAAAACGGCACCCTGCGTAAGGGCGACAAAGTGAAAGTCATGAGTACCGGGCAGACCTATAACGCCGACCGTCTGGGGATTTTCACGCCGAAGCAGGTTGACCGCACTGAACTGAAATGCGGTGAAGTTGGCTGGTTGGTATGTGCGATCAAAGACATCCACGGTGCACCGGTAGGCGATACCTTAACACTGGCGCGTAATCCGGCAGAAAAGGCGCTGCCTGGCTTTAAGAAAGTCAAACCGCAGGTTTACGCAGGCTTGTTCCCGGTAAGCTCTGACGACTATGAAGCCTTCCGTGACGCGCTGGGCAAACTCAGCCTGAATGATGCCTCACTGTTCTATGAGCCGGAAAGCTCCAGCGCGTTGGGCTTTGGTTTCCGCTGCGGCTTCCTCGGCCTGCTGCACATGGAGATCATTCAGGAACGTCTGGAACGTGAATACGATCTGGATCTGATCACCACTGCGCCGACCGTAGTGTATGAAGTTGAAACTACGTCAAGAGAAGTTATTTACGTCGACAGCCCATCGAAGCTGCCAGCGGTAAATAACATCTACGAACTGCGCGAGCCGATTGCAGAGTGTCACATGCTATTGCCGCAGGCATATCTCGGTAACGTTATTACGCTGTGCGTAGAAAAACGTGGCGTACAAACCAACATGGTTTACCACGGTAACCAGGTAGCGTTGACCTACGAGATCCCGATGGCTGAAGTGGTGCTCGACTTCTTCGATCGCCTGAAATCTACCTCGCGTGGTTATGCGTCTCTGGATTACAACTTCAAACGCTTCCAGGCGTCCGACATGGTACGTGTAGACGTATTAATCAACGGTGAACGTGTTGATGCGCTGGCGCTGATCACCCACCGTGATAATTCGCAAAACCGTGGTCGCGAGCTGGTGGAAAAGATGAAAGATCTGATCCCACGCCAGCAGTTTGATATCGCCATTCAGGCTGCGATTGGTACGCACATCATTGCGCGCTCCACCGTGAAACAGCTGCGTAAAAACGTACTGGCTAAATGTTATGGCGGCGATATCAGCCGTAAGAAAAAGCTGCTGCAGAAGCAGAAAGAAGGTAAGAAACGCATGAAGCAGATCGGTAACGTCGAGCTGCCGCAGGAAGCGTTCCTCGCCATTCTGCACGTCGGCAAAGACAACAAATAA
- the yfhH gene encoding MurR/RpiR family transcriptional regulator, translating into MNGLLRIRQRYQGLAQSDKKLADYLLLQPDTARHLSSQQLANEAGVSQSSVVKFAQKLGYKGFPALKLALSEALASQPESPSVPIHNQIRGDDPLRLVGEKLIKENTAAMYATLNVNSEEKLHEGVAMLHSARRIILTGIGASGLVAQNFAWKLMKIGFNAAAVRDMHALLATVQASSPDDLLLAISYTGVRRELNLAADEMLRVGGKVMAITGFTPNALQQRASHCLYTIAEEQATNSAAISACHAQGMLTDLLFIALIQQDLELAPERIRHSEALVKKLV; encoded by the coding sequence ATGAACGGCTTACTTCGTATCCGTCAGCGTTACCAGGGGCTTGCCCAGAGTGATAAAAAACTGGCGGATTATCTGCTGCTACAACCTGATACGGCGCGCCATTTAAGCTCTCAGCAACTGGCCAACGAAGCCGGAGTCAGTCAGTCCAGCGTCGTGAAGTTCGCGCAAAAACTCGGCTATAAAGGTTTTCCGGCATTGAAGTTGGCGTTGAGTGAAGCGCTGGCAAGCCAGCCGGAATCCCCTTCTGTGCCCATTCATAACCAAATCCGTGGTGATGATCCGTTACGGCTGGTCGGCGAAAAACTGATTAAAGAAAATACTGCCGCCATGTACGCAACGCTAAACGTTAATAGTGAAGAGAAACTACATGAAGGCGTGGCAATGTTGCACTCTGCGCGGCGGATAATTCTGACCGGTATTGGCGCTTCGGGTCTGGTGGCGCAAAACTTTGCCTGGAAGCTGATGAAGATTGGCTTCAATGCCGCCGCAGTGCGCGATATGCATGCGCTACTCGCCACAGTCCAGGCGTCGTCCCCTGACGATCTGTTATTAGCCATTTCCTACACCGGTGTACGACGCGAGTTAAACCTGGCGGCAGATGAGATGCTGCGAGTGGGCGGAAAAGTGATGGCAATTACCGGCTTTACTCCCAATGCCCTGCAACAACGCGCTTCTCACTGCCTGTATACCATTGCCGAAGAACAAGCGACAAACAGTGCTGCAATCTCTGCTTGTCACGCTCAGGGAATGTTAACGGATTTACTGTTCATTGCGCTGATTCAGCAAGATCTGGAGCTGGCACCAGAACGTATTCGTCATAGTGAAGCGCTGGTGAAAAAACTGGTTTGA
- the shoB gene encoding type I toxin-antitoxin system toxin ShoB, translating to MTDCRYLIKRVIKVVIAVLQLILLFL from the coding sequence ATGACTGATTGCCGATACCTGATTAAACGGGTCATTAAAGTCGTCATTGCTGTTTTACAGCTGATCCTTCTGTTCTTGTAA
- the acpS gene encoding holo-ACP synthase: MAILGLGTDIVEIARIESVIARSGERLARRVLSDNEWAIWKTHHQPVRFLAKRFAVKEAAAKAFGTGIRNGLAFNQFEVFNDELGKPRLRLWGEALKLAEKLGVVNMHVTLADERHYACATVIIES, encoded by the coding sequence ATGGCAATATTAGGTTTAGGCACGGATATCGTGGAGATCGCTCGCATTGAATCGGTGATCGCCCGATCCGGTGAGCGCCTGGCACGCCGCGTATTAAGCGATAACGAATGGGCAATCTGGAAAACGCACCACCAGCCGGTGCGTTTTCTGGCGAAACGCTTTGCCGTAAAAGAAGCCGCAGCAAAAGCGTTTGGCACCGGGATCCGCAATGGTCTGGCGTTTAATCAGTTTGAAGTATTTAACGATGAGCTTGGTAAGCCACGGCTGCGACTGTGGGGCGAGGCATTAAAACTGGCGGAAAAGCTCGGCGTTGTAAATATGCATGTAACGCTGGCAGATGAACGCCACTATGCTTGCGCCACGGTAATTATTGAAAGTTAA
- the rnc gene encoding ribonuclease III produces MNPIVINRLQRKLGYTFNHQELLQQALTHRSASSKHNERLEFLGDSILSYVIANALYHRFPRVDEGDMSRMRATLVRGNTLAELAREFELGECLRLGPGELKSGGFRRESILADTVEALIGGVFLDSDIQTVEKLILNWYQTRLDEISPGDKQKDPKTRLQEYLQGRHLPLPTYLVVQVRGEAHDQEFTIHCQVSGLSEPVVGTGSSRRKAEQAAAEQALKKLELE; encoded by the coding sequence ATGAACCCCATCGTAATTAATCGGCTTCAAAGGAAGCTGGGCTACACTTTTAATCATCAGGAACTGTTGCAGCAGGCATTAACCCATCGTAGTGCCAGCAGCAAACATAACGAGCGTTTAGAATTTTTAGGCGACTCTATTCTGAGCTACGTTATCGCCAATGCGCTTTATCACCGTTTCCCTCGCGTGGATGAAGGCGATATGAGCCGGATGCGCGCCACGCTGGTCCGTGGCAATACGCTGGCTGAACTGGCGCGCGAATTTGAGTTAGGTGAGTGCTTACGTTTAGGGCCAGGTGAACTTAAAAGCGGTGGATTTCGTCGTGAGTCAATTCTCGCCGACACCGTCGAAGCATTAATTGGTGGCGTATTCCTCGACAGTGACATTCAAACCGTCGAGAAATTAATCCTTAACTGGTATCAAACCCGTCTGGACGAAATTAGCCCAGGCGATAAACAAAAAGATCCGAAAACGCGCTTGCAAGAATATTTGCAGGGTCGCCATTTGCCGCTACCGACTTATCTGGTAGTCCAGGTACGTGGTGAGGCGCACGATCAGGAATTTACTATCCACTGCCAGGTCAGCGGCCTGAGTGAACCGGTGGTTGGCACAGGTTCAAGCCGTCGTAAGGCTGAGCAGGCTGCCGCCGAACAGGCGTTGAAAAAACTGGAGCTGGAATGA
- the yfhb gene encoding phosphatidylglycerophosphatase C, whose translation MATHERRVVFFDLDGTLHQQDMFGSFLRYLLRRQPLNALLVLPLLPVIAIALLIKGRAARWPMSLLLWGCTFGHSEARLQALQADFVHWFRDNVTAFPLVQERLTTYLLSSDADIWLITGSPQPLVEAVYFDTPWLPRVNLIASQIQRGYGGWVLTMRCLGHEKVAQLERKIGTPLRLYSGYSDSNQDNPLLYFCQHRWRVTPRGELQQLE comes from the coding sequence TTGGCAACTCACGAGCGTCGTGTGGTGTTTTTTGACTTAGATGGAACATTGCATCAGCAGGATATGTTCGGCAGTTTTTTGCGTTATTTACTGCGTCGCCAACCGCTGAATGCATTACTTGTCCTGCCGTTGTTGCCGGTCATTGCCATCGCGTTATTGATAAAAGGTCGTGCAGCACGCTGGCCGATGAGTCTGCTTCTTTGGGGATGCACTTTTGGTCACAGTGAAGCGCGCTTACAAGCGTTGCAGGCCGATTTTGTGCACTGGTTTCGCGACAATGTTACCGCTTTTCCGCTGGTTCAGGAGCGTTTGACTACCTACCTGTTAAGTTCCGATGCGGATATTTGGTTGATCACAGGATCTCCGCAGCCGCTGGTTGAAGCGGTTTATTTCGATACGCCCTGGCTGCCGCGGGTTAATCTTATCGCCAGCCAAATTCAGCGTGGCTATGGTGGTTGGGTATTGACGATGCGTTGTCTGGGACATGAAAAGGTCGCGCAACTGGAGCGCAAAATCGGCACGCCGCTGCGGCTGTACAGTGGCTATAGCGACAGTAATCAGGACAACCCGCTGCTTTATTTCTGCCAGCATCGTTGGCGGGTAACCCCGCGCGGTGAACTCCAGCAACTGGAATAG
- the pdxJ gene encoding pyridoxine 5'-phosphate synthase, with protein sequence MAELLLGVNIDHIATLRNARGTAYPDPVQAAFIAEQAGADGITVHLREDRRHITDRDVRILRQTLDTRMNLEMAVTEEMLAIAVETKPHFCCLVPEKRQEVTTEGGLDVAGQREKMRGACKRLADAGIQVSLFIDADEEQIKAAAEVGAPFIEIHTGCYADAKTDAEQAQELARIAKAAAFAASLGLKVNAGHGLTYHNVKAIAAIPEMHELNIGHAIIGRAVMTGLKDAVAEMKRLMLEARG encoded by the coding sequence ATGGCTGAATTACTGTTAGGCGTCAACATTGACCATATTGCAACGCTGCGTAACGCACGTGGTACTGCTTACCCGGATCCGGTGCAGGCGGCGTTTATTGCTGAGCAGGCGGGGGCGGATGGCATTACCGTGCATCTACGTGAAGATCGTCGCCACATTACCGACCGCGACGTGCGCATCCTGCGTCAGACGCTGGATACCCGCATGAATCTGGAGATGGCGGTGACCGAAGAGATGCTGGCGATCGCCGTTGAAACAAAGCCGCATTTTTGCTGCCTGGTACCGGAAAAACGTCAGGAAGTAACAACCGAAGGCGGCCTGGACGTCGCAGGGCAGCGTGAAAAAATGCGCGGTGCCTGCAAACGTCTGGCAGATGCCGGGATCCAGGTTTCTCTGTTTATCGACGCCGATGAAGAGCAGATCAAAGCTGCGGCAGAGGTTGGCGCACCGTTTATCGAGATCCACACAGGTTGCTATGCTGATGCCAAAACTGACGCCGAACAGGCGCAAGAGCTGGCGCGTATCGCCAAAGCCGCGGCCTTTGCCGCAAGTCTCGGTCTGAAAGTTAACGCTGGTCACGGTCTGACCTATCACAACGTGAAAGCCATTGCCGCCATTCCTGAGATGCACGAACTGAATATCGGTCATGCCATTATTGGTCGTGCAGTGATGACCGGATTGAAAGATGCGGTGGCAGAAATGAAGCGTTTGATGCTGGAAGCGCGTGGCTAA
- the rseA gene encoding anti-sigma-E factor RseA → MQKEQLSALMDGETLDSELLNELAHNPEMQKTWESYHLIRDSMRGDTPEVLHFDISSRVMAAIEEEPVRQPATLIPEAQPAPHQWQKMPFWQKVRPWAAQLTQMGVAACVSLAVIVGVQHYNGQSETSQQPETPVFNTLPMMGKASPVSLGVPSEATANNGQQQQVQEQRRRINAMLQDYELQRRLHSEQLQFEQAQTQQAAVQVPGIQTLGTQSQ, encoded by the coding sequence ATGCAGAAAGAACAACTTTCCGCTTTAATGGATGGCGAAACGCTGGATAGTGAGCTGCTTAACGAACTGGCTCATAACCCAGAAATGCAGAAAACCTGGGAAAGCTATCACTTAATCCGTGACTCAATGCGGGGTGATACTCCCGAGGTGCTCCATTTCGATATCTCTTCACGCGTAATGGCCGCCATTGAAGAAGAGCCAGTACGTCAACCGGCGACACTGATCCCAGAGGCCCAGCCTGCGCCGCATCAATGGCAGAAAATGCCATTCTGGCAGAAAGTACGTCCATGGGCTGCACAGCTTACCCAAATGGGCGTAGCAGCATGCGTATCGCTTGCAGTTATCGTTGGCGTCCAGCACTATAATGGGCAATCTGAAACGTCCCAGCAGCCCGAAACGCCAGTATTTAATACACTGCCGATGATGGGTAAAGCCAGCCCGGTTAGCCTGGGAGTACCTTCTGAAGCGACTGCAAACAATGGTCAACAGCAGCAGGTACAGGAGCAGCGTCGTCGCATTAATGCAATGTTGCAGGATTACGAACTGCAACGTCGACTCCACTCTGAACAGCTTCAGTTTGAGCAGGCCCAAACACAGCAAGCCGCTGTACAGGTGCCAGGAATTCAAACTTTAGGAACGCAATCGCAGTAA
- the yfhL gene encoding 4Fe-4S dicluster ferredoxin YfhL, with protein sequence MALLITKKCINCDMCEPECPNEAISMGEHIYEINSDKCTECVGHYETPTCQKVCPIPNTIVKDPAHVETEEQLWDKFVLMHHADKI encoded by the coding sequence ATGGCGCTGTTAATCACTAAAAAATGCATCAATTGTGATATGTGTGAACCCGAATGCCCGAATGAGGCGATTTCGATGGGTGAACATATCTACGAGATTAACAGCGATAAGTGTACCGAATGCGTAGGCCACTACGAGACGCCCACCTGCCAGAAGGTGTGCCCGATCCCTAATACTATTGTGAAAGATCCGGCGCATGTCGAGACAGAAGAACAGTTGTGGGATAAATTTGTGCTGATGCACCACGCGGATAAAATTTAA
- the era gene encoding GTPase Era has translation MSNDKSYCGFIAIVGRPNVGKSTLLNKLLGQKISITSRKAQTTRHRIVGIHTEGAYQAIYVDTPGLHMEEKRAINRLMNKAASSSIGDVELVIFVVEGTRWTPDDEMVLNKLRDGKAPVILAVNKVDNVQEKADLLPHLQFLASQMNFLDIVPISAETGLNVDTIAAIVRKHLPEATHHFPEDYITDRSQRFMASEIIREKLMRFLGAELPYSVTVEIERFVSNERGGYDINGLILVEREGQKKMVIGNKGAKIKTIGIEARKDMQEMFEAPVHLELWVKVKSGWADDERALRSLGYVDDL, from the coding sequence ATGAGCAACGATAAAAGTTACTGCGGATTTATTGCTATCGTCGGACGTCCGAACGTTGGCAAATCCACATTGTTGAATAAATTGTTGGGGCAGAAAATCTCCATCACCTCCCGCAAGGCGCAGACAACTCGTCACCGCATTGTGGGGATCCATACTGAAGGCGCGTATCAGGCGATCTACGTCGATACCCCAGGCCTGCATATGGAAGAAAAACGCGCCATTAACCGCCTGATGAACAAAGCGGCGAGCAGTTCCATTGGCGACGTTGAGCTGGTGATTTTTGTCGTTGAAGGCACCCGCTGGACGCCGGACGATGAAATGGTGCTCAACAAACTGCGCGATGGCAAAGCGCCGGTAATCCTCGCGGTGAACAAAGTGGATAACGTGCAGGAAAAAGCCGATCTGCTGCCGCATTTACAGTTCCTGGCAAGCCAGATGAACTTCCTCGATATCGTGCCGATCTCTGCCGAAACCGGGCTGAATGTCGACACTATCGCGGCAATCGTGCGTAAGCATCTGCCTGAAGCGACCCATCACTTCCCGGAAGATTACATCACCGATCGCTCACAGCGTTTTATGGCGTCTGAAATCATCCGCGAAAAACTGATGCGTTTCCTCGGCGCTGAACTGCCGTACTCCGTGACCGTGGAGATCGAACGTTTCGTCTCTAACGAACGCGGTGGTTATGACATCAACGGTTTGATTCTCGTTGAGCGTGAAGGGCAGAAGAAGATGGTTATTGGCAACAAAGGGGCCAAGATCAAAACCATCGGGATTGAAGCGCGTAAAGACATGCAGGAAATGTTCGAAGCGCCTGTTCACCTTGAGCTGTGGGTAAAAGTGAAATCCGGTTGGGCCGACGACGAACGCGCACTGCGCAGTCTCGGTTACGTTGACGATCTTTAA
- the recO gene encoding DNA repair protein RecO, translated as MEGWQRAFVLHSRPWSETSLMLDVFTEESGRVRLVAKGARSKRSTLKGALQPFTPLLLRFGGRGEVKTLRSAEAVSLALPLSGITLYSGLYINELLSRVLEYETRFSELFFDYLHCIQSLAGATGTPEPALRRFELALLGHLGYGVNFTHCAGSGEPVDDTMTYRYREEKGFIASVVIDNKTFTGRQLKALNAREFPDADTLRAAKRFTRMALKPYLGGKPLKSRELFRQFMPKRTVKTHYE; from the coding sequence ATGGAAGGCTGGCAGCGCGCATTTGTCCTGCATAGTCGCCCGTGGAGCGAAACCAGCCTGATGCTGGACGTCTTCACGGAGGAATCGGGTCGCGTGCGTCTGGTTGCCAAAGGCGCACGCTCTAAACGCTCTACTCTGAAAGGTGCATTACAGCCCTTCACTCCTCTCTTGCTACGTTTTGGCGGGCGTGGCGAAGTCAAAACGCTGCGCAGTGCTGAAGCTGTCTCGCTGGCGCTGCCATTAAGCGGTATCACCCTTTACAGTGGTTTGTACATTAACGAACTTCTCTCCCGCGTGCTGGAATACGAGACGCGCTTCTCTGAACTCTTTTTCGATTACTTGCACTGCATTCAGTCTCTTGCAGGTGCCACTGGTACGCCAGAACCCGCGCTGCGCCGCTTTGAACTGGCACTGCTCGGTCATCTGGGTTATGGCGTCAATTTTACCCATTGTGCGGGTAGCGGCGAGCCGGTAGATGACACCATGACGTATCGTTATCGCGAAGAAAAAGGGTTTATCGCAAGCGTCGTTATCGACAATAAAACGTTCACTGGAAGGCAGTTAAAAGCGTTAAACGCGCGGGAATTTCCTGACGCAGATACACTACGCGCCGCGAAACGCTTTACCCGCATGGCGCTTAAGCCGTATCTTGGCGGTAAACCATTAAAGAGCAGGGAACTGTTCCGGCAGTTTATGCCTAAGCGAACGGTGAAAACACATTATGAATGA